A single window of Myxocyprinus asiaticus isolate MX2 ecotype Aquarium Trade chromosome 34, UBuf_Myxa_2, whole genome shotgun sequence DNA harbors:
- the LOC127425001 gene encoding zinc fingers and homeoboxes protein 2-like — protein sequence MSSRRKLSNPCTVRTTSSTAEDSVEMDLSSESLLYRCSPVPPPVEKNWKSLKGKEKGQMSKGSSSEQGSFYTHNLNDFREHEVSPQSECPLDALYLCTTCKFSTNSFDTLSCHNKLEHQCEGHVKLKKIKLDSQTILEQTTEGENESVPWKPGDSTFPLRLEPSSNSASEDIGKTSVDNSKGLEKELEMEKELDVQVLNDEIRAVSVNGTIIIPEPMSHVTPLLQRPPNLSTALTIAVPFHNSKYNPILDSNTTLITSFNRFPYPTHAELCWLTAASKHPEEQIKVWFTTQRLKQGITWSPEEVEEARKKMFNGSMLPVHQTCTDLPSPVSELVKPSQPFAQSGQQLPGQTRLLSNGTANGSTATCQPVTATAFNQTPVLKRSLGTHLLFSEVKCPLVTTTVDPKERLSMPPPPPPPPERLTIATSAVLTESTESYSAMKKPIIAPFAPPNGKLLMVLPLGPSKEKKPVAHPLMLPKDRLPLSPIVSTNLKRSIVHKQIDNHISISSSGPKNKSSYLGNDVNMPLPTAMIVPQVNRPTIIRTPFSLSAVPPLSSVATPVHQSEPSVAPVTSCSNSQNANGTPCGDAKNWFLDQNAQNDSQRSSELTLRERPVPTHFPLLERVKGKSSGQMKLLEESFQKNSFPSFNEVKHLMISTRLSREKIESWFLQRRVLRDDMEQALLNSMGSKRCPQQYQQALLNGAYNNASAFPFSPVPLDSKSMNLLKNVFVQNSWPSPAELRHLEIQKRLSHTDLVHWFKDSHLAQQSSILQQKMVFEEQNDTSKQPSQNNQLLRDETTKPSSPEIEDWFTNMLGHRWQDMGNSGGLIGEGWEDNAVAVGTRSQLVSDTD from the coding sequence ATGTCAAGCCGAAGGAAGTTGTCTAACCCCTGCACGGTCCGTACAACTAGTTCAACTGCAGAAGACTCTGTGGAAATGGATCTTTCATCTGAATCTCTGCTGTACAGATGTTCACCGGTGCCTCCCCCTGTAGAGAAAAACTGGAAATCATTGAAAGGCAAGGAAAAGGGGCAGATGAGTAAGGGATCTTCATCTGAGCAGGGTTCCTTCTACACCCATAACCTCAACGACTTCAGAGAGCATGAGGTCTCCCCTCAATCTGAATGTCCACTCGATGCCCTCTACCTGTGTACCACCTGCAAGTTCAGTACCAACTCCTTTGATACCCTTTCATGCCATAATAAATTGGAGCACCAATGTGAGGGCCATGTCAAGCTTAAGAAGATCAAACTGGATAGCCAGACCATCCTCGAGCAAACCACTGAGGGCGAGAATGAATCTGTCCCTTGGAAACCTGGTGACTCTACATTTCCCTTACGGTTGGAACCCTCGAGCAATTCAGCATCTGAAGATATTGGAAAGACTTCAGTGGACAACAGCAAAGGTTTAGAGAAAGAACTAGAGATGGAGAAGGAGCTGGATGTTCAAGTGTTGAATGATGAGATCAGAGCAGTGAGTGTAAATGGCACAATCATTATTCCAGAGCCCATGTCTCATGTCACGCCTCTGTTGCAGCGGCCACCAAACCTCAGCACGGCTCTGACAATCGCAGTTCCTTTTCACAACAGCAAGTACAACCCCATACTGGACAGCAACACCACCCTGATCACATCCTTTAACAGATTCCCATATCCTACCCATGCAGAGCTCTGCTGGCTCACCGCAGCCTCAAAACACCCTGAGGAGCAGATCAAGGTTTGGTTCACCACCCAGCGTCTGAAGCAGGGCATCACTTGGTCACCTGAAGAGGTGGAAGAAGCCCGTAAGAAGATGTTCAATGGCAGTATGCTACCTGTTCACCAGACCTGCACTGATTTGCCTTCTCCTGTTAGTGAATTAGTTAAACCCAGCCAGCCTTTTGCACAAAGCGGTCAACAACTGCCTGGACAGACCAGGCTTTTGTCAAATGGCACAGCTAATGGATCAACTGCTACTTGTCAACCTGTCACTGCAACAGCATTCAATCAAACACCAGTTCTTAAACGCTCTTTAGGAACTCATCTGTTGTTTTCAGAGGTCAAGTGCCCTTTGGTCACCACAACTGTAGACCCCAAAGAAAGACTAAGCATGCCTCCTCCACCACCTCCACCACCAGAAAGACTCACCATAGCTACTTCTGCAGTGCTCACAGAGAGTACCGAATCTTACTCTGCTATGAAGAAACCCATTATTGCACCTTTTGCCCCACCTAATGGGAAATTGCTAATGGTTCTTCCACTGGGTCCATCCAAAGAGAAGAAACCTGTGGCACATCCCTTAATGTTGCCCAAAGATAGACTCCCTTTGTCACCGATAGTTTCCACTAATCTAAAAAGATCTATAGTTCATAAGCAAATTGATAATCATATTTCAATTTCCTCTTCTGGTCCTAAAAACAAGTCATCATACTTGGGTAATGATGTAAACATGCCCTTGCCAACTGCTATGATTGTTCCACAAGTGAACAGGCCAACAATCATTCGGACTCCATTTTCCCTGTCGGCTGTTCCACCTCTGTCCTCTGTAGCTACACCAGTTCATCAGTCAGAACCGTCAGTTGCACCAGTGACCTCATGCTCCAACAGTCAGAATGCCAATGGAACCCCCTGTGGAGATGCTAAGAATTGGTTTCTTGATCAAAACGCCCAGAATGATTCCCAACGCTCAAGTGAACTTACTCTTAGGGAGCGTCCGGTTCCCACTCACTTTCCTCTACTGGAGAGAGTGAAGGGCAAAAGTTCTGGACAGATGAAGCTTCTAGAGGAGAGTTTTCAAAAGAACAGTTTCCCATCCTTTAATGAGGTCAAGCACCTCATGATCTCCACCAGACTGTCCAGAGAGAAAATTGAGAGCTGGTTCCTGCAGCGCAGAGTGCTTCGTGATGATATGGAGCAAGCCCTGCTGAATTCTATGGGCTCTAAAAGGTGTCCACAGCAGTACCAGCAGGCTCTCCTTAATGGAGCTTACAATAATGCTAGTGCCTTTCCCTTCAGTCCTGTGCCTCTGGACAGCAAGTCCATGAACCTTCTCAAAAATGTCTTTGTTCAAAACAGCTGGCCTTCACCTGCAGAGCTCAGACATTTGGAGATACAGAAGAGGTTGTCTCACACAGACCTTGTCCATTGGTTCAAAGATAGTCACCTGGCCCAGCAAAGCAGTATCCTCCAGCAGAAGATGGTGTTCGAAGAGCAAAATGACACCTCAAAGCAGCCCAGCCAGAACAATCAACTGCTTAGAGATGAGACCACCAAACCCAGCAGCCCAGAGATTGAGGACTGGTTCACCAACATGCTGGGGCACCGCTGGCAAGACATGGGCAACAGTGGGGGACTGATTGGTGAAGGCTGGGAGGATAATGCTGTGGCCGTTGGAACCAGATCACAGCTGGTCTCAGATACAGATTAG